One window of the Pseudofrankia sp. DC12 genome contains the following:
- a CDS encoding YdcF family protein: MLGGDGHRRDRALELARAGYAPVLVLSTPNTRDCPTVPNVKVICFRPDPFTTQGEAREAGRLAARYGWTRMIFVTDRSQNVRARLRIDRCYPGKKIMVSVDPPLHDWPRLIAYQWSAMVKALVWQRGC, encoded by the coding sequence ATGCTGGGCGGGGACGGCCACCGACGCGACCGCGCACTGGAGCTGGCCCGCGCGGGCTACGCGCCCGTGCTGGTGCTTTCCACGCCGAACACGCGGGACTGCCCAACCGTCCCGAACGTCAAGGTGATCTGTTTCCGACCGGACCCGTTCACGACCCAGGGCGAGGCCCGAGAGGCCGGCCGGCTCGCGGCACGGTACGGCTGGACCCGCATGATCTTCGTAACGGACCGCTCGCAGAACGTCCGAGCCAGGCTGCGCATCGACCGCTGCTACCCCGGCAAGAAGATCATGGTCAGCGTCGACCCGCCCCTCCACGACTGGCCCCGCCTCATCGCCTACCAGTGGAGCGCGATGGTCAAGGCCTTGGTCTGGCAACGAGGCTGCTGA
- the rfbA gene encoding glucose-1-phosphate thymidylyltransferase RfbA: protein MKGIILAGGTGTRLYPITQGVSKQLMPVYDKPMIYYPLSTLMAAGIREILLITTPADEAQFQRLLGDGSRFGCHFEYATQSTPRGLADAFIVGADFVGADKVCLILGDNIFYGVGLGEQLRQYTDPDGGVVFAYHVSDPHRYGVVEFDDHRRAVSIEEKPEKPKSSYAVTGLYFYDNDVLQIAKDTKPSARGEVEITAVNQEYLDRGQLGVHVLDRGTAWLDTGTFNSLMQAAQFVQVIEERQGLKIGCVEEVAWREGFISDNELAALIPRVSKSGYGDYLGRLLETTPSR, encoded by the coding sequence ATGAAGGGCATCATCCTCGCGGGCGGCACTGGGACTCGTCTCTATCCGATCACCCAGGGTGTCTCGAAACAGCTGATGCCCGTCTACGACAAGCCGATGATCTACTATCCGCTGTCAACCCTCATGGCGGCCGGTATCCGTGAGATTCTTCTCATCACCACACCCGCGGACGAGGCGCAGTTCCAGCGGCTGCTCGGTGACGGTAGCCGGTTCGGCTGCCACTTCGAGTATGCGACCCAGAGCACGCCGCGTGGCCTCGCGGATGCCTTCATCGTCGGCGCGGACTTCGTGGGCGCGGACAAGGTCTGTCTGATTCTCGGTGACAACATCTTCTACGGCGTCGGTCTGGGTGAGCAGCTCAGGCAGTACACCGATCCGGACGGGGGCGTCGTCTTCGCCTATCACGTCTCCGACCCGCATCGCTATGGCGTGGTCGAGTTTGACGACCACCGCCGTGCTGTCTCCATCGAGGAGAAGCCCGAGAAGCCGAAGTCCAGCTACGCCGTGACCGGCCTCTACTTCTATGACAACGACGTCCTGCAGATCGCCAAGGATACCAAGCCCAGTGCCCGCGGCGAGGTTGAGATCACGGCGGTCAACCAGGAGTATCTCGACCGAGGCCAGCTCGGTGTCCACGTCCTGGACAGGGGCACAGCGTGGCTCGACACAGGCACGTTCAACTCACTCATGCAGGCCGCCCAGTTCGTGCAGGTGATTGAGGAACGCCAGGGCCTTAAGATCGGCTGCGTCGAGGAAGTCGCCTGGCGGGAGGGCTTCATCAGCGACAACGAACTTGCAGCGCTGATCCCCCGGGTGTCGAAGAGCGGCTATGGCGACTATCTGGGGCGCCTTCTAGAGACAACGCCGAGTCGTTGA
- a CDS encoding YgiT-type zinc finger protein: MRCDSCGNGEIRLGRKPKVVQRSGRVAVVTDIPVEECASCGMSWLDGPVARRVDDLFRDMLATDAVAIRPYSDAKAVA, from the coding sequence GTGCGTTGTGATTCGTGCGGAAACGGCGAGATCCGTCTCGGGCGGAAGCCGAAGGTGGTGCAACGGAGCGGCCGAGTGGCTGTGGTGACGGACATCCCGGTCGAGGAGTGCGCGTCGTGCGGGATGTCGTGGCTGGATGGTCCGGTGGCCCGGCGGGTTGACGACCTGTTCCGCGACATGCTGGCGACCGACGCCGTGGCGATCCGTCCCTACAGCGACGCCAAGGCGGTCGCCTGA
- a CDS encoding type II toxin-antitoxin system VapC family toxin, producing the protein MIYLDSAAVVKLVVAEPESPALVDWLNAREDLPRFTSALAEVEVTRAIRRAAPQAVGRVPRVLERMYRLEIDANVRTVAAAFDDPLLRSLDAIHLATALRLADENDTPLDAFVTYDKRLLEAARRADLPTASPDLHSATGS; encoded by the coding sequence GTGATCTACCTGGATTCGGCGGCCGTGGTGAAGCTTGTCGTCGCCGAACCGGAAAGCCCGGCACTCGTCGACTGGCTCAATGCCCGCGAGGACCTGCCGCGGTTTACCTCCGCACTGGCGGAGGTGGAGGTCACGCGCGCGATCAGACGAGCGGCCCCGCAGGCGGTGGGACGCGTTCCACGGGTACTGGAGCGGATGTACCGCCTGGAAATCGACGCCAACGTACGCACCGTCGCGGCCGCTTTCGACGACCCGCTCCTGCGATCTCTCGACGCGATTCACCTGGCCACCGCGCTGCGGCTGGCCGACGAGAACGACACCCCGCTGGACGCGTTCGTCACCTACGACAAGCGCCTGCTCGAAGCCGCGCGCCGAGCCGACCTCCCGACCGCGTCACCAGACCTTCACTCCGCCACAGGAAGCTGA
- a CDS encoding ATP-binding protein has protein sequence MIAASARLPEVPALVAREHYFLVHAPRQTGKTTTLRALAAGLTASGEYAAVKLSLQSGAAFGDDIGGATRAILAKARREARLTLPADLRPPVWPEGPDGDLFGGALAAWAEFCPRPLVLFLDEIDSLTGATLVAVLSQIREGFEDRPGAFPASIALCGLRDVRDYRTASGGNPERSGGPSPFNIIVESLRLGDFTLDEVRELYGQHTAETGRVFTDEAVAHVFALTGGQPWLVNALAAEIVDRMKIPAAEPVTVEQVDTARERVIQARPSHLDSLVRRLREPEVQRVLLPVLAGSQEPVDLEYSDDRSFVRDLGLITEDGGEGPRIANPIYAEVISRALAEQVVPSPAALPTARDFVLPDGRFDVPGALTSLAAFWRTHGKMLGDGRPYAEALPHAFLFAWLDRAVNGDGDVFREYANGGGRADLYLRWRYTAGDGTRAEQREVFEVKTHRAGQANPLKDAIVQLDDYLNHLGLSSGYIVIFDQRPQTMPDTDEPLTTQASPSGHSIAIARLALPPGRDQTQARS, from the coding sequence ATGATCGCGGCTTCGGCGCGGTTGCCCGAGGTCCCGGCTCTCGTGGCGCGCGAGCACTACTTCCTCGTGCACGCCCCGCGGCAGACCGGGAAGACGACGACCCTGCGCGCGCTCGCGGCCGGACTGACAGCCAGCGGGGAGTACGCGGCCGTGAAGCTCTCTTTGCAGAGCGGCGCTGCTTTTGGCGACGACATCGGCGGCGCCACCCGCGCCATCCTGGCGAAGGCCAGACGAGAGGCCCGGCTCACTCTTCCCGCGGACCTGCGGCCGCCGGTGTGGCCCGAGGGCCCGGACGGGGATCTCTTCGGCGGTGCGCTCGCGGCCTGGGCCGAGTTCTGCCCGCGGCCACTCGTGCTGTTCCTAGACGAGATCGACTCGCTTACGGGTGCGACGCTCGTCGCCGTGCTGAGCCAGATCCGGGAGGGCTTCGAAGATCGTCCGGGGGCGTTCCCGGCTTCGATCGCGCTCTGCGGCCTACGGGACGTCCGTGACTATAGGACCGCCTCTGGTGGAAATCCGGAACGCTCGGGCGGCCCAAGCCCTTTCAACATCATTGTCGAGTCGCTGCGGCTCGGGGATTTCACCCTTGACGAGGTGCGGGAGCTCTATGGCCAGCACACCGCGGAGACCGGCCGTGTCTTCACCGACGAGGCCGTCGCGCACGTCTTTGCGCTGACTGGCGGTCAGCCCTGGCTGGTCAACGCGCTGGCCGCGGAGATCGTCGACCGGATGAAGATCCCGGCGGCGGAGCCGGTCACGGTCGAGCAGGTCGACACCGCCCGGGAGCGGGTCATCCAGGCCCGGCCGAGTCATCTGGACTCGCTGGTGCGCCGGCTGCGTGAGCCTGAGGTGCAGCGGGTCCTCCTGCCGGTCCTCGCCGGCTCGCAGGAGCCGGTCGACCTGGAGTACTCCGACGACCGGTCCTTCGTCCGCGACCTCGGTCTGATCACCGAAGACGGTGGGGAGGGCCCGCGGATCGCCAACCCGATCTACGCGGAGGTGATCTCCCGAGCCCTCGCAGAGCAGGTGGTCCCCAGCCCGGCGGCGCTTCCCACGGCGCGCGACTTCGTCCTCCCGGACGGCCGGTTCGACGTTCCGGGCGCGCTGACCAGTCTCGCCGCGTTCTGGCGTACCCACGGCAAGATGCTCGGCGACGGGCGGCCCTATGCGGAGGCCCTCCCGCACGCGTTCCTGTTCGCCTGGCTCGACCGGGCCGTCAATGGCGACGGCGACGTGTTCCGGGAGTACGCCAACGGCGGCGGCCGCGCTGACCTCTATCTCCGCTGGCGCTACACAGCCGGGGACGGAACCCGCGCCGAGCAGCGCGAGGTGTTCGAGGTGAAGACCCACCGCGCCGGGCAGGCCAACCCGCTCAAAGATGCGATCGTCCAGCTCGACGACTACCTGAACCACCTGGGCCTGTCGTCAGGCTACATAGTGATCTTTGATCAGAGGCCGCAGACCATGCCAGACACCGACGAACCCCTGACCACCCAGGCCAGCCCGTCCGGCCACTCGATCGCCATCGCCCGTCTGGCCCTACCGCCGGGCCGCGATCAGACCCAGGCGCGGTCATAG
- a CDS encoding XRE family transcriptional regulator, whose product MGVSGPRVSDVERGNLDVVSVAVLRAYVEALGGQLKVTAEFGDSAYLVA is encoded by the coding sequence TTGGGCGTCTCCGGCCCTCGGGTCTCCGACGTCGAGCGCGGAAACCTCGACGTCGTCTCTGTCGCCGTCCTGCGCGCCTACGTCGAAGCACTCGGCGGCCAGCTCAAGGTGACCGCGGAATTCGGCGACTCGGCCTACCTCGTCGCCTGA
- a CDS encoding type II toxin-antitoxin system prevent-host-death family antitoxin has protein sequence MERVGVRELNQNTSQVVDRVRRGETIEITDRGRPVARLVPVSRGTAALDRLVAEGRAIPPTAAGPIPMPPILGDGSASAALIAMRDEERW, from the coding sequence GTGGAGAGAGTCGGCGTGCGGGAACTCAACCAGAACACCAGCCAGGTCGTCGACCGCGTCCGGCGCGGCGAGACGATCGAGATCACCGACCGGGGCCGCCCCGTCGCGCGGCTGGTGCCCGTCAGCCGTGGCACAGCCGCGCTCGACCGCCTGGTCGCCGAGGGCCGCGCGATCCCGCCCACGGCCGCTGGGCCGATACCCATGCCGCCGATCCTGGGCGATGGCTCGGCCAGCGCAGCTCTGATCGCCATGCGCGACGAGGAACGCTGGTGA
- a CDS encoding PIN domain-containing protein encodes MTFAALLDTCVLYPMHLRDSLLRLAIADLYRPLWSPHILQELQGALVRRGSASPDQASRIIGLLREHFPEAEVLGYETLIPAMACHEKDRHVLAAAVKAGAGLLVTDNISDFPAASALPHGVEVLTADQFLLELLDTSPRTVITVLRRQADGYKRDPKTLDGLLATLSRSGLGSFASEAHRLIF; translated from the coding sequence ATGACGTTCGCCGCGCTGCTAGACACGTGCGTCCTGTACCCCATGCACCTACGCGACAGCCTGCTCCGCCTCGCGATCGCCGATCTCTACCGCCCGCTGTGGTCACCGCACATCCTGCAGGAACTCCAAGGCGCGCTCGTCCGCCGAGGATCGGCGTCACCTGACCAGGCCAGCCGGATCATCGGGCTCCTGCGCGAGCACTTCCCCGAGGCGGAAGTACTCGGCTACGAGACGTTGATCCCCGCGATGGCCTGCCACGAGAAAGACCGCCACGTCCTCGCGGCCGCCGTCAAGGCGGGCGCAGGACTTCTGGTCACCGACAACATCTCCGACTTCCCGGCGGCATCGGCCCTACCCCACGGGGTCGAGGTGCTGACGGCCGACCAATTCCTCCTCGAACTTCTCGACACTTCACCACGCACGGTGATCACCGTGCTACGCAGGCAGGCCGACGGCTACAAGCGGGATCCCAAGACCCTCGACGGCCTCCTCGCCACCCTGAGCAGATCCGGCCTCGGGAGCTTCGCGAGCGAGGCCCACCGACTGATCTTCTAG
- a CDS encoding AbrB/MazE/SpoVT family DNA-binding domain-containing protein translates to MEAVVDQAGRIVLPKSIRDALGLLPGTKVDISPYGAGVQVLPAGRTARLVEENGVLVSAGDTPVDDDVLFGLIDAGRK, encoded by the coding sequence ATGGAAGCTGTGGTGGATCAGGCGGGCCGGATCGTGCTGCCCAAGTCCATCCGCGACGCGCTCGGCCTGCTGCCCGGCACGAAGGTCGACATCTCGCCTTACGGGGCCGGTGTGCAGGTCCTGCCGGCCGGCAGGACCGCCCGTCTCGTCGAGGAGAACGGCGTGCTCGTGTCGGCCGGCGACACGCCTGTCGACGACGACGTGCTGTTCGGCCTCATCGACGCGGGACGTAAGTGA
- a CDS encoding AbrB/MazE/SpoVT family DNA-binding domain-containing protein, with protein MEAVVDQAGRIVLPKSIRDALGLLPGTKVDISPYGAGVRVLPAGRTARLVEEDGVLVSAGDPPVDDDVLFGVDDAGRR; from the coding sequence ATGGAAGCTGTTGTGGATCAGGCGGGCCGGATCGTGCTGCCCAAGTCCATCCGCGACGCGCTCGGCCTGCTACCCGGCACGAAGGTCGACATCTCGCCTTACGGGGCCGGCGTGCGTGTCCTGCCGGCCGGCAGGACCGCGCGTCTCGTCGAGGAGGACGGCGTGCTCGTGTCGGCCGGCGACCCGCCTGTCGACGACGACGTGCTGTTCGGCGTCGACGACGCCGGGCGCAGGTGA
- a CDS encoding excisionase family DNA-binding protein — MATGVSERTILPPDESLDDLVALVRQISRTENHAELVGSGGSRTPLPAAVYDVLQHVVLAMARGQAVTIAPHHQQLTTQEAADILGVSRPTLVRMLDEGRIPYTQPGRHRRLLLHDVLAYQELRRAEREAAMDELIAISEEFDGYHTTEKPYHRPEAP, encoded by the coding sequence ATGGCCACTGGAGTATCCGAACGCACCATCCTTCCCCCGGACGAGTCCCTCGACGACCTGGTCGCACTCGTCAGGCAGATCAGCCGTACGGAGAACCACGCCGAACTGGTCGGATCCGGCGGATCACGCACCCCGCTTCCCGCAGCCGTCTACGACGTTCTCCAACACGTCGTCCTCGCGATGGCCCGCGGCCAGGCCGTCACCATCGCCCCTCATCACCAGCAGCTGACCACCCAGGAGGCGGCCGACATCCTCGGAGTCTCGCGCCCGACCCTGGTCAGGATGCTCGACGAGGGACGGATCCCCTACACCCAGCCCGGTCGACACCGCCGGCTCCTGCTGCACGATGTGCTGGCCTACCAGGAACTACGCCGAGCCGAGCGCGAGGCCGCCATGGACGAGCTGATCGCCATCTCCGAGGAGTTCGACGGCTACCACACGACCGAGAAGCCCTACCACCGCCCAGAAGCGCCATGA
- a CDS encoding DUF4258 domain-containing protein, with protein MREDEGRYRPVSRPYVRRFEYRYTEHVFDKMQLVDISLSEFERLLGGGEVIEEAAGGPFVVKELVLLIEWLRPLHVVVALDERRRRETLVTVYEPYPTEWSEDFRRRR; from the coding sequence ATGCGCGAGGACGAGGGCCGCTACAGACCCGTGTCCCGGCCGTACGTTCGGCGCTTCGAGTACCGCTACACCGAACACGTCTTCGACAAGATGCAGCTCGTCGACATCTCCCTGAGCGAGTTCGAACGCCTGCTCGGCGGTGGGGAGGTCATCGAGGAGGCAGCCGGCGGCCCGTTCGTCGTCAAGGAGCTGGTCTTGCTGATCGAATGGCTCCGCCCGCTCCACGTAGTCGTCGCTCTTGACGAGCGGCGGCGGCGGGAGACACTGGTGACCGTGTACGAACCCTATCCGACCGAGTGGTCGGAGGACTTCCGGAGGAGGCGGTAG
- a CDS encoding protein tyrosine phosphatase yields MLSAGAGALVPRTGAEWGWASVQRRDDGSPGAGAAPGAWPPRPATGAAGEGRGPGELGRPFRVLFVCTGNICRSPMAEWLCLTELRGQLGPAASGFALASAGTHALVDEPMHPHAVRALAELGVKAAGSFGRQLDAGAVDRADLVLCATREHRSEVLTENPRALRRTFTLREFHRATAGLDPAQLDGRDAQAAMRSLVEQAAARRGWTAAGPQTDDDLGDPYGAPLEAFRVCASLIREALAGPVSLVAAAAGKRGPVT; encoded by the coding sequence ATGCTGTCGGCTGGCGCCGGGGCTCTGGTGCCGCGGACTGGTGCGGAGTGGGGTTGGGCCAGCGTGCAGCGGCGGGACGACGGCTCGCCCGGGGCGGGGGCTGCTCCGGGCGCCTGGCCACCCCGCCCGGCCACGGGTGCCGCGGGCGAAGGGCGCGGGCCTGGGGAGCTCGGCCGGCCTTTCCGCGTCCTCTTTGTCTGCACGGGGAACATCTGTCGGTCGCCGATGGCCGAGTGGCTGTGCCTGACGGAGCTGCGCGGGCAGCTCGGCCCGGCGGCGTCTGGTTTCGCGCTGGCGAGCGCCGGTACCCACGCGCTCGTCGACGAGCCCATGCACCCGCACGCGGTCCGCGCCCTGGCCGAGCTTGGCGTGAAGGCGGCCGGCTCGTTCGGGCGGCAGCTCGACGCGGGCGCGGTGGACCGGGCCGATCTGGTGTTGTGCGCGACCCGGGAGCACCGCTCCGAGGTCCTGACCGAGAACCCCCGCGCGCTGCGACGCACCTTCACCCTGCGCGAGTTCCACCGGGCCACGGCTGGGCTCGACCCGGCGCAGCTCGACGGGCGCGACGCCCAGGCGGCGATGCGGTCCCTGGTGGAGCAAGCGGCCGCCCGGCGGGGCTGGACGGCGGCCGGGCCGCAGACCGACGACGACCTCGGCGACCCCTACGGCGCGCCGCTGGAGGCCTTCCGGGTCTGCGCGTCGCTGATCCGCGAGGCGCTGGCCGGGCCGGTCTCGCTCGTGGCGGCGGCGGCCGGCAAGCGTGGCCCGGTCACGTGA
- a CDS encoding SGNH/GDSL hydrolase family protein, with product MRLRSETMQLRSPAPTRARRLVVLGVVSLFATIATLLTACQPPNTASAATGTSTRRPLTTDQPLTIIALGDSYSSGEGNAPFDTDAATCHRGATAWPRLLGQQLAGSTVKLLACSGARTYALTSAFHGQPAQITALKSLLAAGVHPDVVTITIGGNDAGFGPAIASCVVWRCFWTGHDNNSVQFVENQLPGLLQTAYQGIKAAAPNARILVVGYPDIFPSRSDNTCRWMDSTERVQLVGLNDDLDRVAKRAAGKAGVEYVSTASTLKGHRLCTTNSWLYPVELLGTGATASAHPNAQGEQAIADAVYGYLFKGK from the coding sequence ATGCGGCTACGCTCCGAGACCATGCAGCTGCGCTCGCCCGCACCGACGCGGGCTCGTCGCCTCGTCGTGCTGGGCGTCGTCAGCCTGTTCGCGACCATCGCGACCTTGCTCACCGCCTGCCAGCCCCCGAATACGGCGAGCGCCGCCACCGGGACGTCGACCCGCCGGCCGCTGACCACCGACCAGCCGCTGACGATCATCGCCCTCGGCGACTCGTACTCCTCGGGCGAGGGCAACGCACCGTTCGACACCGACGCGGCGACCTGTCACCGCGGCGCCACCGCCTGGCCCAGGCTGCTCGGCCAGCAGCTGGCCGGCTCGACGGTGAAGCTCCTCGCCTGTTCCGGCGCCAGGACGTACGCGCTGACGAGCGCCTTCCACGGCCAGCCCGCCCAGATCACCGCGCTGAAGTCGCTGCTGGCCGCCGGAGTCCATCCAGACGTCGTGACGATCACGATCGGCGGCAACGACGCCGGCTTCGGGCCGGCCATCGCCAGCTGCGTCGTGTGGCGCTGCTTCTGGACCGGCCACGACAACAACAGCGTGCAGTTCGTCGAGAACCAGCTACCCGGACTGCTACAGACCGCCTACCAGGGGATAAAGGCCGCGGCCCCGAACGCCAGGATCCTCGTCGTCGGCTACCCGGACATCTTCCCGAGCCGCAGCGACAACACCTGCAGGTGGATGGACAGCACCGAACGGGTCCAGCTCGTCGGGCTCAACGACGACCTCGACCGCGTCGCCAAGCGGGCCGCGGGCAAGGCAGGCGTCGAGTACGTCTCGACGGCCAGCACGCTCAAAGGCCATCGGCTGTGCACCACCAACTCCTGGCTCTACCCGGTAGAGCTACTCGGCACCGGCGCAACGGCCAGCGCTCACCCGAACGCCCAGGGCGAGCAGGCGATCGCGGACGCCGTCTACGGCTACCTCTTCAAGGGCAAGTAG
- the rfbD gene encoding dTDP-4-dehydrorhamnose reductase, with translation MRILVIGSGGQVGSDLCRLLAADRRLAVLVGLTRAECDVADMERVREVVRDQSAAARAEGGLTVINTAAWTDVDGAEADEAGAYAANAAGPAHLAAACSEVGAGLVHISTDYVFDGAAKQPYEVDDRTAPVSAYGRTKLAGEQALLALCPSAYVVRAAWVYGASGKNFVKAITRLAAERDMLTVVDDQRGSPTWSRDLAGGLADLALSNAPSGIYHYANGGEVSWCGFARAIMQELGEDPGKVRPTTTDAFPRPAPRPAYSVLSTRRWVDAGLPPPRPWREALAAAFTAHPDELRGLATAPRP, from the coding sequence GTGCGCATTCTCGTGATCGGCTCGGGCGGCCAGGTTGGCTCTGACCTGTGCCGATTGCTGGCTGCTGATCGGCGGCTGGCGGTCTTGGTAGGACTGACGCGGGCCGAGTGTGACGTCGCCGACATGGAGCGGGTCCGAGAGGTGGTTCGTGACCAGTCGGCGGCTGCCAGGGCAGAGGGTGGGCTGACGGTCATCAACACGGCGGCCTGGACAGATGTTGACGGCGCGGAGGCGGACGAGGCAGGCGCCTACGCGGCCAATGCCGCCGGGCCAGCGCATTTGGCCGCGGCCTGTTCCGAGGTCGGCGCGGGACTGGTGCACATCTCGACCGACTATGTGTTCGACGGTGCGGCGAAACAGCCATACGAGGTCGACGACCGGACGGCGCCAGTGTCCGCCTACGGGCGTACCAAGCTGGCGGGTGAGCAGGCTTTGCTCGCGCTGTGTCCATCCGCGTATGTCGTCCGCGCGGCCTGGGTCTACGGCGCGTCCGGGAAGAACTTCGTGAAAGCGATAACGCGGCTGGCTGCGGAGCGCGACATGTTGACAGTTGTAGACGATCAGCGGGGCTCTCCGACCTGGTCGAGGGACCTGGCGGGCGGCCTGGCAGACCTTGCGCTGTCGAATGCGCCATCGGGCATTTATCACTACGCCAACGGAGGTGAGGTGAGCTGGTGCGGTTTCGCGCGCGCGATTATGCAGGAGCTGGGCGAGGACCCGGGGAAGGTGCGGCCGACTACGACCGATGCTTTTCCGCGGCCAGCACCCCGACCGGCGTATTCCGTCTTGTCGACCCGTCGCTGGGTCGATGCCGGGCTGCCACCGCCCCGCCCTTGGCGTGAGGCGCTGGCCGCAGCCTTCACGGCCCACCCGGATGAGCTCCGTGGTCTTGCCACGGCGCCTCGGCCGTGA
- a CDS encoding SGNH/GDSL hydrolase family protein, whose translation MQLRAPVSARARRLVVVGVVSLFATIATLLAACQPPTVANAATGSSTRRPLTNNQPLTIVALGDSYSSGEGNAPFDTDAATCHRGASAWPRLLGQQAAGSTVKLLACSGAKTYALTSAFHGQPAQITALKSLLAAGVHPDVVTITIGGNDASFGPTIASCVIWRCFWTGHDNTSVDFVENQLPGLLQTAYQGIKTAAPNARILVVGYPDIFPSRSDNTCKWMASTERTQLVGLNDDLDRVAKRAAGKAGVEYVSTANTLNGHRLCTTDSWLYPVELLGTGTTASAHPNAQGEQAIADAVYGYLFKGK comes from the coding sequence ATGCAGCTGCGTGCGCCCGTTTCGGCGCGGGCCCGTCGCCTCGTCGTGGTGGGCGTCGTCAGCCTCTTCGCGACCATCGCGACCTTGCTCGCCGCCTGTCAGCCCCCAACGGTGGCGAACGCCGCCACCGGGTCATCGACCCGTCGGCCGCTGACCAACAACCAGCCGCTGACGATCGTCGCCCTCGGCGACTCGTACTCCTCCGGCGAGGGCAACGCACCCTTCGACACCGACGCCGCCACCTGTCACCGCGGCGCCAGCGCCTGGCCCAGGCTGCTCGGCCAACAGGCGGCCGGCTCGACGGTGAAGCTGCTCGCCTGCTCCGGCGCCAAGACCTACGCACTGACGAGCGCCTTCCACGGCCAGCCCGCCCAGATCACAGCCCTGAAGTCGTTGCTGGCCGCTGGGGTCCATCCAGACGTCGTGACGATCACGATCGGCGGCAACGACGCAAGCTTCGGCCCGACCATCGCCAGCTGCGTGATCTGGCGCTGCTTCTGGACGGGCCACGACAACACCAGCGTGGACTTCGTCGAGAACCAACTCCCCGGGCTTTTGCAGACCGCCTACCAGGGCATCAAGACCGCAGCCCCGAACGCCAGGATCCTCGTCGTCGGATACCCGGACATCTTCCCGAGCCGCAGCGACAACACCTGCAAATGGATGGCCAGCACCGAACGGACCCAGCTCGTCGGCCTCAACGACGACCTCGACCGAGTAGCCAAACGGGCCGCCGGGAAGGCCGGCGTCGAGTACGTCTCGACAGCCAACACCCTCAACGGCCATCGCCTGTGCACCACCGACTCCTGGCTCTACCCGGTCGAACTACTCGGCACGGGCACAACAGCCAGCGCCCACCCCAACGCCCAAGGCGAGCAGGCCATCGCCGACGCCGTCTACGGCTACCTCTTCAAGGGCAAGTAG
- a CDS encoding type II toxin-antitoxin system VapC family toxin — MTIAVDTSVAVPLLVRSHQHHGDVVRWWGRQQLTLSGHALAETYSVLTRLPGDARLSGPDAARLLDARFAAPLTLSGPQAQKVHTTLSQLGVAGGAVYDGLVALAAREHGLALATRDARARGTYDAVGVKVILVG, encoded by the coding sequence GTGACCATCGCCGTCGATACAAGCGTCGCCGTCCCTCTCCTCGTCCGCTCCCATCAGCATCACGGCGACGTGGTGCGCTGGTGGGGCCGTCAGCAGCTCACACTCAGTGGGCATGCCTTGGCGGAGACCTACTCGGTACTCACCAGACTGCCGGGCGACGCGCGGTTGTCCGGGCCGGACGCGGCGCGCCTGCTCGACGCCAGGTTCGCCGCGCCGCTGACGCTGAGCGGCCCGCAGGCCCAGAAGGTCCACACGACTTTGAGCCAGCTCGGCGTCGCCGGGGGCGCCGTGTACGACGGGCTTGTGGCGCTTGCCGCCAGGGAGCACGGCCTGGCTCTCGCGACAAGGGATGCACGCGCGCGCGGAACCTATGACGCGGTCGGAGTAAAGGTGATCCTCGTCGGCTGA